One Mya arenaria isolate MELC-2E11 chromosome 7, ASM2691426v1 genomic window carries:
- the LOC128241520 gene encoding uncharacterized protein LOC128241520 yields the protein MQETISILKTSKSLHHYVLTNDVNGASQCLSDDVMAWSTRDTNGLTSLMIAATLNRLEVINVLLTSKCDVNEVDVKGNTALHLAVDEGHLEVVKKLVNSGRCVVDALNCAGESALMRAAFYDYVEAARSLLKEGGADPEVRNTEGQTALLVALQEGSHMTADVLVKTGCDVTVTDNMGRTALYMAIHSPCIKTLECAKLLVENGYCLSTDKMWLLNDEKHNLFYQDDDFYMTVRWKLRYNSTDENATDQIWSVSAEKATPLQSTNALSIPPKISSTSPPFAMSPILKEKIMSHELPKFTPIPFSKLASDDVSKYGSPVSSPLQHRRSLFKDSKCSSWTRPELTSSFSSDSDDAMNDVMHTKGNGKQIRKSQSFSERRISSSINNELRLHPMSNLPHKVNGCWSPGPRARFVKSASDGAQSAPNSPMIRYKRQISVQPTPYGSHDDIAPRKISLPSKPTVKFCTEIQVFNSKRKT from the exons ATGCAAGAAACAATATCCATTTTAAAAACGAGCAAAAGCTTGCACCATTACGTATTGACAAACGACGTCAACGGTGCAAGTCAGTGTCTCAGTGATGACGTCATGGCTTGGAGCACGAGAGATACAAACGGTCTGACGTCATTGATGATCGCCGCAACGCTAAATAGGCTTGAAGTAATAAACGTGTTGTTGACGTCAAAATGTGACGTTAATGAAGTCGACGTCAAAGGAAATACGGCTCTTCACTTGGCTGTGGATGAGGGACATTTGGAAGTTGTCAAGAAACTTGTAAACAGtg GTCGGTGTGTGGTAGACGCGCTCAATTGCGCGGGAGAAAGCGCTCTCATGCGAGCAGCGTTCTACGACTATGTCGAAGCAGCCAGATCGCTGTTAAAGGAAG GTGGTGCGGATCCAGAAGTAAGAAACACAGAGGGGCAAACCGCCTTATTGGTGGCGCTTCAGGAAGGAAGTCACATGACTGCTGATGTACTCGTGAAAACCGGATGTGACGTCACTGTCACAGACAACATGGGACGTACCGCATTGTACATGGCTATTCATAGTCCGTGTATAAAGACGCTTGAATGTGCAAAGCTGCTGGTAGAAAatg gCTATTGTTTGTCTACAGACAAGATGTGGCTATTGAATGACGAAAAGCACAACTTGTTTTACCAGGACGACGACTTCTATATGACAGTTCGATGGAAATTACGTTATAACTCAACAGATGAAAACGCTACGGACCAGATATGGTCAGTTTCTGCTGAAAAGGCAACTCCACTACAGTCCACGAATGCGCTATCCATACCTCCGAAGATCTCGTCGACATCGCCGCCATTTGCAATGTCTCCGATACTGAAGGAAAAGATCATGTCTCATGAACTCCCAAAATTTACACCCATACCTTTTAGCAAGCTCGCCTCAGATGATGTTTCGAAATATGGCTCTCCGGTCTCGTCACCGCTGCAGCACAGACGAAGTTTATTTAAAGACTCTAAGTGTTCATCTTGGACAAGACCGGAACTAACGTCATCATTTTCGTCAGATTCTGATGACGCAATGAATGACGTCATGCATACGAAAGGAAACGGAAAACAAATTCGAAAATCGCAATCGTTTTCTGAAAGAAGAATTAGTTCATcaataaacaatgaattacGTCTGCATCCCATGTCTAATCTTCCTCATAAAGTTAATGGGTGTTGGTCGCCAGGCCCTCGGGCTCGATTTGTAAAATCCGCCAGTGACGGAGCTCAATCGGCGCCAAACAGCCCAATGATTCGCTACAAGCGACAAATAAGTGTTCAGCCAACACCATATGGATCACATGATGACATTGCTCCACGGAAAATTTCTCTTCCTAGCAAGCCAACCGTGAAGTTCTGTACAGAAATACAAGTGTTTAATTCCAAGCGGAAAACGTAG